In Tachysurus fulvidraco isolate hzauxx_2018 chromosome 11, HZAU_PFXX_2.0, whole genome shotgun sequence, one DNA window encodes the following:
- the sik3 gene encoding serine/threonine-protein kinase SIK3 homolog isoform X2 has translation MAAVPSGAAVAAPAAAAISHSVRTTACLGAPNRAPPGSGLEHQNRAAQNAACLANPGHPAVGRPPPARVGYYELERTIGKGNFAVVKLATHVITKAKVAIKIVDKTQLDDDNLKKIFREVQIMKMLRHPHIIRLYQVMETERMIYLVTEYASGGEIFDHLVAHGRMAEKDARRKFKQIVAAVHFCHCRNIVHRDLKAENLLLDHNLNIKIADFGFSNLFSRGQLLKTWCGSPPYAAPELFEGKEYDGPKVDIWSLGVVLYVLVCGALPFDGSTLQNLRARVLSGKFRIPFFMSTDCEYLIRHMLVLEPSRRLSMEQICKNKWMRQGDPDPDFDRLIAECEQVKTERETELINEQVLMAMSDMGLDRDRILQSLHTDAYDHYSAIYSLLLDRLKRHKTLRVAPPATPRPIGYPLNAVQDQANAVSMTVPHVQLINPENQIVEPDGTMALDSDEGEEPSPEAMARYLSMRRHTVGVPDPRTEMMQEELKLPPGFVRAPPQAPFPQLPPTITHTPTFMPTQSLQPTQQLEYKEQSLLQPPTLQLLNGMGPLGRRASDGGANIQLHAQQMLKRPRGQSPLVTSPHPIPAVAPVDEEGSDGEPDPEAVQRYLANSSKRHTTHNAASSSYTSTELSNDTQRARTRGWTPEHSRSSYKDCNTLHLPMERFSPVRRFSDGAATIQAFKAQLEIKQLKQECEQLQKMYAAPQDEKLLEHTQQQHVLYQQEQQILHQQIQALSLGHGENQPSHLTHQLQRLRIQPSSPPPTHPSNHLFSPANQSPPPGNQGMMPGHGGPFQHTPDLYQSSSGSPPPSTLPCMTMASQQPPQQPPGPTHTAVTLAQQQQPVTIQVQEVELGGGAQRQSFLATPCHRVLGKQLSADNAETHSRSLGRFHCSTSAYEHAQFSAHVGAGPYNPYAQAASLKVPGLDGYPGYGSPSALQQALLSPTPLEYRVAQHQQQQQHQHHVTPVLQGLLSPRHSLTGHADPRLTAHDLANLLKRSRPAVPAIPTNNNNNPQPPPPPEYTDNLLLNQDYSDNLLMLDPSQPAPAPQAPPQTHYHHHHHLLQIRTPPSECQAPPLAHSESMEEDDVAATYHDGLLAKVTTPTAQRVVMEADPRSVQGDAYRPRASLQRHHTIQTADDAYDQAEMSGMSLLAGKALSSARMSDILSQTSLVGSQHLHQREESVCNVEDELHSASCYPSSCTSDMLLTYKPQDLQYSMEQAGV, from the exons GTGGCGATTAAAATCGTGGACAAGACGCAGCTGGATGACGACAATCTGAAGAAGATCTTCAGGGAGGTGCAGATCATGAAAATGCTGCGACATCCTCACATCATTCGCCTCTACCAG GTGATGGAGACGGAGAGGATGATTTATTTAGTAACGGAGTACGCGAGTGGTGGAGAGATTTTCG atcaTCTGGTGGCTCACGGTCGTATGGCGGAGAAAGACGCACGGCGAAAGTTTAAACAAATCGTGGCGGCTGTCCACTTCTGTCACTGCAGAAACATCGTCCACAGAGACCTGAAGGCCGAGaacctgctgctggaccacaaCCTCAACATCAAAATCGCAG actTTGGATTCAGTAATCTGTTCTCTCGAGGACAGTTGTTGAAGACGTGGTGTGGAAGTCCTCCATATGCTGCTCCAGAACTGTTTGAGGGCAAAGAATATGACGGTCCCAAAGTGGACATCtgg agcttagGTGTGGTGTTGTACGTGCTTGTGTGTGGCGCTCTCCCGTTCGACGGCAGCACCCTCCAGAACCTGCGTGCTCGTGTTCTTAGCGGCAAGTTCCGCATCCCGTTCTTCATGTCCACAG ACTGCGAGTATCTAATCAGGCATATGTTAGTATTGGAGCCGAGCCGCAGACTCAGCATGGAGCAGATCTGTAAGAACAAGTGGATGAGGCAGGGAGACCCGGATCCCGACTTTGACAGG CTGATAGCGGAGTGTGAGCAGGTGAAGACCGAGAGGGAGACGGAGCTGATTAACGAGCAGGTTCTCATGGCCATGTCAGACATGGGATTGGACCGAGATCGCATTTTACAG TCACTGCACACAGACGCATACGATCACTACAGCGCCATCTACAGTCTGCTATTGGACAGACTCAAAAGGCACAAAACCCTGCGTGTGGCTCCTCCTGCCACCCCTCGCCCCATCGGCTACCCCCTCAACGCCGTGCAG GATCAAGCTAATGCTGTTAGCATGACTGTACCTCATGTCCAGCTCATAAATCCCGAGAACCAGATCGTGGAG cctgATGGGACAATGGCATTAGACAGTGATGAAGGGGAGGAGCCAAGTCCAGAGGCAATGGCACGCTACCTGTCAATGAGACGGCATACTGTCGGTGTTCCAGACCCTAG GACTGAGATGATGCAGGAGGAGTTGAAGTTGCCACCAGGGTTTGTTCGCGCCCCTCCTCAGGCACCATTCCCTCAATTGCCccccacaatcacacacacacctaccttcATGCCCACCCAGAGCCTGCAGCCAACACAGCAGCTTGAGTACAAG gagcaaTCCCTTCTTCAGCCACCAACTCTGCAGTTGTTAAATGGGATGGGTCCGCTGGGTCGCAGGGCCTCGGATGGAGGAGCAAACATCCAGCTTCATGCACAGCAGATGCTCAAGAGGCCACGTGGCCAGTCACCACTTGTCACCAgccct CATCCTATTCCAGCCGTTGCTCCCGTGGATGAGGAGGGGTCAGACGGAGAGCCAGACCCAGAGGCAGTGCAAAG GTACTTGGCGAACAGCTCCAAGCGACACACAACGCACAACGCAGCGAGCTCGAGCTACACCTCTACCGAGCTCTCGAATGACACTCAGAGAGCACGCACAAGGGGCTGGACCCCCGAGCACTCAcg GTCGTCATATAAagactgtaacacactgcactTACCAATGGAGCGCTTCTCTCCTGTGCGACGCTTCTCTGATGGAGCCGCAACGATCCAGGCTTTTAAAGCCCAGCTAGAGATTAAACAGCTCAAGCAG gagtgtGAGCAGCTGCAGAAGATGTACGCTGCACCACAGGATGAGAAACTACTGGAGCACACACAGCAACAGCATGTCCTCTACCAGCAAGAACAACAGATCCTACACCAGCAAATACAG GCCCTTTCTTTGGGACACGGAGAAAACCAGCCCAGTCATCTTACCCATCAGCTACAAAG GTTGCGTATTCAACCCTCCAGCCCACCACCTACACATCCCAGCAACCACCTCTTCAGCCCAGCCAATCAGAGTCCACCACCAGGAAACCAAGGGATGATGCCAGGACATG GTGGGCCTTTCCAGCACACCCCTGATTTGTACCAATCCTCCAGCGGCAGCCCGCCCCCTTCTACTCTGCCCTGCATGACCATGGCCAGTCAACAGCCACCTCAGCAGCCCCCTGGCCCTACACACACAGCCGTCACGTTagctcagcagcagcagccggTGACCATCCAGGTGCAGGAGGTGGAGCTTGGGGGTGGAGCACAGAGGCAGAGTTTCCTAGCGACGCCATGTCACAGAGTACTGGGGAAGCAGCTGAGTGCAGACAATGCCGAAACACACAG CCGCAGTCTGGGCCGTTTCCACTGCTCAACATCGGCGTATGAGCATGCCCAGTTCAGCGCCCATGTAGGCGCAGGCCCCTACAATCCCTATGCCCAGGCAGCATCCCTCAAAGTGCCTGGCCTGGATGGTTACCCTGGTTATGGCAGCCCGTCGGCCCTGCAGCAGGCACTGCTGTCTCCGACGCCTCTCGAGTACCGAGTGGCGCAAcatcaacaacagcagcagcaccaaCACCATGTCACACCAGTACTTCAGGGACTGCTCTCACCACGGCACTCACTAACGGGCCATGCTGACCCACGTCTGACAGCACATGACCTCGCTAACCTGCTCAAACGCTCCAGGCCCGCTGTACCCGCCATCCccactaacaacaacaacaatcctcaaccacctccaccaccagaGTACACCGACAACCTGCTACTTAATCAG GACTATAGTGACAATCTGCTGATGCTGGATCCATCCCAGCCCGCACCTGCACCACAGGCTCCGCCCCAAACAcactaccatcaccaccaccacctgcTGCAGATTCGGACTCCGCCTTCAGAGTGCCAAGCTCCGCCTCTTGCTCACTCCGAAAGCATGGAGGAGGATGATGTCGCTGCCACCTACCATGATGGCCTGCTGGCCAAGGTCACCACCCCAACAGCTCAGAgag TGGTGATGGAGGCCGATCCCCGTTCTGTTCAGGGAGACGCGTATCGGCCCCGAGCCTCGCTGCAGCGCCATCATACCATCCAGACAGCCGATGATGCCTAC GATCAGGCAGAAATGTCTGGAATGAGCCTCTTGGCTGGGAAGGCGCTAAGCTCTGCCCGCATGTCTGACATTCTTAGCCAGACATCTCTGGTCGGAAGCCAGCATCTACACCAGCGGGAGGAGTcgg tgtgtaacGTGGAGGACGAGCTGCACTCGGCTTCGTGTTACCCCTCCTCCTGCACCAGCGACATGCTGCTCACCTATAAACCCCAAGACCTTCAGTACAGCATGGAGCAGGCTGGTGTCTAA
- the sik3 gene encoding serine/threonine-protein kinase SIK3 homolog isoform X1, whose protein sequence is MAAVPSGAAVAAPAAAAISHSVRTTACLGAPNRAPPGSGLEHQNRAAQNAACLANPGHPAVGRPPPARVGYYELERTIGKGNFAVVKLATHVITKAKVAIKIVDKTQLDDDNLKKIFREVQIMKMLRHPHIIRLYQVMETERMIYLVTEYASGGEIFDHLVAHGRMAEKDARRKFKQIVAAVHFCHCRNIVHRDLKAENLLLDHNLNIKIADFGFSNLFSRGQLLKTWCGSPPYAAPELFEGKEYDGPKVDIWSLGVVLYVLVCGALPFDGSTLQNLRARVLSGKFRIPFFMSTDCEYLIRHMLVLEPSRRLSMEQICKNKWMRQGDPDPDFDRLIAECEQVKTERETELINEQVLMAMSDMGLDRDRILQSLHTDAYDHYSAIYSLLLDRLKRHKTLRVAPPATPRPIGYPLNAVQVRSMDQANAVSMTVPHVQLINPENQIVEPDGTMALDSDEGEEPSPEAMARYLSMRRHTVGVPDPRTEMMQEELKLPPGFVRAPPQAPFPQLPPTITHTPTFMPTQSLQPTQQLEYKEQSLLQPPTLQLLNGMGPLGRRASDGGANIQLHAQQMLKRPRGQSPLVTSPHPIPAVAPVDEEGSDGEPDPEAVQRYLANSSKRHTTHNAASSSYTSTELSNDTQRARTRGWTPEHSRSSYKDCNTLHLPMERFSPVRRFSDGAATIQAFKAQLEIKQLKQECEQLQKMYAAPQDEKLLEHTQQQHVLYQQEQQILHQQIQALSLGHGENQPSHLTHQLQRLRIQPSSPPPTHPSNHLFSPANQSPPPGNQGMMPGHGGPFQHTPDLYQSSSGSPPPSTLPCMTMASQQPPQQPPGPTHTAVTLAQQQQPVTIQVQEVELGGGAQRQSFLATPCHRVLGKQLSADNAETHSRSLGRFHCSTSAYEHAQFSAHVGAGPYNPYAQAASLKVPGLDGYPGYGSPSALQQALLSPTPLEYRVAQHQQQQQHQHHVTPVLQGLLSPRHSLTGHADPRLTAHDLANLLKRSRPAVPAIPTNNNNNPQPPPPPEYTDNLLLNQDYSDNLLMLDPSQPAPAPQAPPQTHYHHHHHLLQIRTPPSECQAPPLAHSESMEEDDVAATYHDGLLAKVTTPTAQRVVMEADPRSVQGDAYRPRASLQRHHTIQTADDAYDQAEMSGMSLLAGKALSSARMSDILSQTSLVGSQHLHQREESVCNVEDELHSASCYPSSCTSDMLLTYKPQDLQYSMEQAGV, encoded by the exons GTGGCGATTAAAATCGTGGACAAGACGCAGCTGGATGACGACAATCTGAAGAAGATCTTCAGGGAGGTGCAGATCATGAAAATGCTGCGACATCCTCACATCATTCGCCTCTACCAG GTGATGGAGACGGAGAGGATGATTTATTTAGTAACGGAGTACGCGAGTGGTGGAGAGATTTTCG atcaTCTGGTGGCTCACGGTCGTATGGCGGAGAAAGACGCACGGCGAAAGTTTAAACAAATCGTGGCGGCTGTCCACTTCTGTCACTGCAGAAACATCGTCCACAGAGACCTGAAGGCCGAGaacctgctgctggaccacaaCCTCAACATCAAAATCGCAG actTTGGATTCAGTAATCTGTTCTCTCGAGGACAGTTGTTGAAGACGTGGTGTGGAAGTCCTCCATATGCTGCTCCAGAACTGTTTGAGGGCAAAGAATATGACGGTCCCAAAGTGGACATCtgg agcttagGTGTGGTGTTGTACGTGCTTGTGTGTGGCGCTCTCCCGTTCGACGGCAGCACCCTCCAGAACCTGCGTGCTCGTGTTCTTAGCGGCAAGTTCCGCATCCCGTTCTTCATGTCCACAG ACTGCGAGTATCTAATCAGGCATATGTTAGTATTGGAGCCGAGCCGCAGACTCAGCATGGAGCAGATCTGTAAGAACAAGTGGATGAGGCAGGGAGACCCGGATCCCGACTTTGACAGG CTGATAGCGGAGTGTGAGCAGGTGAAGACCGAGAGGGAGACGGAGCTGATTAACGAGCAGGTTCTCATGGCCATGTCAGACATGGGATTGGACCGAGATCGCATTTTACAG TCACTGCACACAGACGCATACGATCACTACAGCGCCATCTACAGTCTGCTATTGGACAGACTCAAAAGGCACAAAACCCTGCGTGTGGCTCCTCCTGCCACCCCTCGCCCCATCGGCTACCCCCTCAACGCCGTGCAGGTGCGCTCCATG GATCAAGCTAATGCTGTTAGCATGACTGTACCTCATGTCCAGCTCATAAATCCCGAGAACCAGATCGTGGAG cctgATGGGACAATGGCATTAGACAGTGATGAAGGGGAGGAGCCAAGTCCAGAGGCAATGGCACGCTACCTGTCAATGAGACGGCATACTGTCGGTGTTCCAGACCCTAG GACTGAGATGATGCAGGAGGAGTTGAAGTTGCCACCAGGGTTTGTTCGCGCCCCTCCTCAGGCACCATTCCCTCAATTGCCccccacaatcacacacacacctaccttcATGCCCACCCAGAGCCTGCAGCCAACACAGCAGCTTGAGTACAAG gagcaaTCCCTTCTTCAGCCACCAACTCTGCAGTTGTTAAATGGGATGGGTCCGCTGGGTCGCAGGGCCTCGGATGGAGGAGCAAACATCCAGCTTCATGCACAGCAGATGCTCAAGAGGCCACGTGGCCAGTCACCACTTGTCACCAgccct CATCCTATTCCAGCCGTTGCTCCCGTGGATGAGGAGGGGTCAGACGGAGAGCCAGACCCAGAGGCAGTGCAAAG GTACTTGGCGAACAGCTCCAAGCGACACACAACGCACAACGCAGCGAGCTCGAGCTACACCTCTACCGAGCTCTCGAATGACACTCAGAGAGCACGCACAAGGGGCTGGACCCCCGAGCACTCAcg GTCGTCATATAAagactgtaacacactgcactTACCAATGGAGCGCTTCTCTCCTGTGCGACGCTTCTCTGATGGAGCCGCAACGATCCAGGCTTTTAAAGCCCAGCTAGAGATTAAACAGCTCAAGCAG gagtgtGAGCAGCTGCAGAAGATGTACGCTGCACCACAGGATGAGAAACTACTGGAGCACACACAGCAACAGCATGTCCTCTACCAGCAAGAACAACAGATCCTACACCAGCAAATACAG GCCCTTTCTTTGGGACACGGAGAAAACCAGCCCAGTCATCTTACCCATCAGCTACAAAG GTTGCGTATTCAACCCTCCAGCCCACCACCTACACATCCCAGCAACCACCTCTTCAGCCCAGCCAATCAGAGTCCACCACCAGGAAACCAAGGGATGATGCCAGGACATG GTGGGCCTTTCCAGCACACCCCTGATTTGTACCAATCCTCCAGCGGCAGCCCGCCCCCTTCTACTCTGCCCTGCATGACCATGGCCAGTCAACAGCCACCTCAGCAGCCCCCTGGCCCTACACACACAGCCGTCACGTTagctcagcagcagcagccggTGACCATCCAGGTGCAGGAGGTGGAGCTTGGGGGTGGAGCACAGAGGCAGAGTTTCCTAGCGACGCCATGTCACAGAGTACTGGGGAAGCAGCTGAGTGCAGACAATGCCGAAACACACAG CCGCAGTCTGGGCCGTTTCCACTGCTCAACATCGGCGTATGAGCATGCCCAGTTCAGCGCCCATGTAGGCGCAGGCCCCTACAATCCCTATGCCCAGGCAGCATCCCTCAAAGTGCCTGGCCTGGATGGTTACCCTGGTTATGGCAGCCCGTCGGCCCTGCAGCAGGCACTGCTGTCTCCGACGCCTCTCGAGTACCGAGTGGCGCAAcatcaacaacagcagcagcaccaaCACCATGTCACACCAGTACTTCAGGGACTGCTCTCACCACGGCACTCACTAACGGGCCATGCTGACCCACGTCTGACAGCACATGACCTCGCTAACCTGCTCAAACGCTCCAGGCCCGCTGTACCCGCCATCCccactaacaacaacaacaatcctcaaccacctccaccaccagaGTACACCGACAACCTGCTACTTAATCAG GACTATAGTGACAATCTGCTGATGCTGGATCCATCCCAGCCCGCACCTGCACCACAGGCTCCGCCCCAAACAcactaccatcaccaccaccacctgcTGCAGATTCGGACTCCGCCTTCAGAGTGCCAAGCTCCGCCTCTTGCTCACTCCGAAAGCATGGAGGAGGATGATGTCGCTGCCACCTACCATGATGGCCTGCTGGCCAAGGTCACCACCCCAACAGCTCAGAgag TGGTGATGGAGGCCGATCCCCGTTCTGTTCAGGGAGACGCGTATCGGCCCCGAGCCTCGCTGCAGCGCCATCATACCATCCAGACAGCCGATGATGCCTAC GATCAGGCAGAAATGTCTGGAATGAGCCTCTTGGCTGGGAAGGCGCTAAGCTCTGCCCGCATGTCTGACATTCTTAGCCAGACATCTCTGGTCGGAAGCCAGCATCTACACCAGCGGGAGGAGTcgg tgtgtaacGTGGAGGACGAGCTGCACTCGGCTTCGTGTTACCCCTCCTCCTGCACCAGCGACATGCTGCTCACCTATAAACCCCAAGACCTTCAGTACAGCATGGAGCAGGCTGGTGTCTAA
- the sik3 gene encoding serine/threonine-protein kinase SIK3 homolog isoform X3 gives MAAVPSGAAVAAPAAAAISHSVRTTACLGAPNRAPPGSGLEHQNRAAQNAACLANPGHPAVGRPPPARVGYYELERTIGKGNFAVVKLATHVITKAKVAIKIVDKTQLDDDNLKKIFREVQIMKMLRHPHIIRLYQVMETERMIYLVTEYASGGEIFDHLVAHGRMAEKDARRKFKQIVAAVHFCHCRNIVHRDLKAENLLLDHNLNIKIADFGFSNLFSRGQLLKTWCGSPPYAAPELFEGKEYDGPKVDIWSLGVVLYVLVCGALPFDGSTLQNLRARVLSGKFRIPFFMSTDCEYLIRHMLVLEPSRRLSMEQICKNKWMRQGDPDPDFDRLIAECEQVKTERETELINEQVLMAMSDMGLDRDRILQSLHTDAYDHYSAIYSLLLDRLKRHKTLRVAPPATPRPIGYPLNAVQVRSMDQANAVSMTVPHVQLINPENQIVEPDGTMALDSDEGEEPSPEAMARYLSMRRHTVGVPDPRTEMMQEELKLPPGFVRAPPQAPFPQLPPTITHTPTFMPTQSLQPTQQLEYKEQSLLQPPTLQLLNGMGPLGRRASDGGANIQLHAQQMLKRPRGQSPLVTSPHPIPAVAPVDEEGSDGEPDPEAVQRSSYKDCNTLHLPMERFSPVRRFSDGAATIQAFKAQLEIKQLKQECEQLQKMYAAPQDEKLLEHTQQQHVLYQQEQQILHQQIQALSLGHGENQPSHLTHQLQRLRIQPSSPPPTHPSNHLFSPANQSPPPGNQGMMPGHGGPFQHTPDLYQSSSGSPPPSTLPCMTMASQQPPQQPPGPTHTAVTLAQQQQPVTIQVQEVELGGGAQRQSFLATPCHRVLGKQLSADNAETHSRSLGRFHCSTSAYEHAQFSAHVGAGPYNPYAQAASLKVPGLDGYPGYGSPSALQQALLSPTPLEYRVAQHQQQQQHQHHVTPVLQGLLSPRHSLTGHADPRLTAHDLANLLKRSRPAVPAIPTNNNNNPQPPPPPEYTDNLLLNQDYSDNLLMLDPSQPAPAPQAPPQTHYHHHHHLLQIRTPPSECQAPPLAHSESMEEDDVAATYHDGLLAKVTTPTAQRVVMEADPRSVQGDAYRPRASLQRHHTIQTADDAYDQAEMSGMSLLAGKALSSARMSDILSQTSLVGSQHLHQREESVCNVEDELHSASCYPSSCTSDMLLTYKPQDLQYSMEQAGV, from the exons GTGGCGATTAAAATCGTGGACAAGACGCAGCTGGATGACGACAATCTGAAGAAGATCTTCAGGGAGGTGCAGATCATGAAAATGCTGCGACATCCTCACATCATTCGCCTCTACCAG GTGATGGAGACGGAGAGGATGATTTATTTAGTAACGGAGTACGCGAGTGGTGGAGAGATTTTCG atcaTCTGGTGGCTCACGGTCGTATGGCGGAGAAAGACGCACGGCGAAAGTTTAAACAAATCGTGGCGGCTGTCCACTTCTGTCACTGCAGAAACATCGTCCACAGAGACCTGAAGGCCGAGaacctgctgctggaccacaaCCTCAACATCAAAATCGCAG actTTGGATTCAGTAATCTGTTCTCTCGAGGACAGTTGTTGAAGACGTGGTGTGGAAGTCCTCCATATGCTGCTCCAGAACTGTTTGAGGGCAAAGAATATGACGGTCCCAAAGTGGACATCtgg agcttagGTGTGGTGTTGTACGTGCTTGTGTGTGGCGCTCTCCCGTTCGACGGCAGCACCCTCCAGAACCTGCGTGCTCGTGTTCTTAGCGGCAAGTTCCGCATCCCGTTCTTCATGTCCACAG ACTGCGAGTATCTAATCAGGCATATGTTAGTATTGGAGCCGAGCCGCAGACTCAGCATGGAGCAGATCTGTAAGAACAAGTGGATGAGGCAGGGAGACCCGGATCCCGACTTTGACAGG CTGATAGCGGAGTGTGAGCAGGTGAAGACCGAGAGGGAGACGGAGCTGATTAACGAGCAGGTTCTCATGGCCATGTCAGACATGGGATTGGACCGAGATCGCATTTTACAG TCACTGCACACAGACGCATACGATCACTACAGCGCCATCTACAGTCTGCTATTGGACAGACTCAAAAGGCACAAAACCCTGCGTGTGGCTCCTCCTGCCACCCCTCGCCCCATCGGCTACCCCCTCAACGCCGTGCAGGTGCGCTCCATG GATCAAGCTAATGCTGTTAGCATGACTGTACCTCATGTCCAGCTCATAAATCCCGAGAACCAGATCGTGGAG cctgATGGGACAATGGCATTAGACAGTGATGAAGGGGAGGAGCCAAGTCCAGAGGCAATGGCACGCTACCTGTCAATGAGACGGCATACTGTCGGTGTTCCAGACCCTAG GACTGAGATGATGCAGGAGGAGTTGAAGTTGCCACCAGGGTTTGTTCGCGCCCCTCCTCAGGCACCATTCCCTCAATTGCCccccacaatcacacacacacctaccttcATGCCCACCCAGAGCCTGCAGCCAACACAGCAGCTTGAGTACAAG gagcaaTCCCTTCTTCAGCCACCAACTCTGCAGTTGTTAAATGGGATGGGTCCGCTGGGTCGCAGGGCCTCGGATGGAGGAGCAAACATCCAGCTTCATGCACAGCAGATGCTCAAGAGGCCACGTGGCCAGTCACCACTTGTCACCAgccct CATCCTATTCCAGCCGTTGCTCCCGTGGATGAGGAGGGGTCAGACGGAGAGCCAGACCCAGAGGCAGTGCAAAG GTCGTCATATAAagactgtaacacactgcactTACCAATGGAGCGCTTCTCTCCTGTGCGACGCTTCTCTGATGGAGCCGCAACGATCCAGGCTTTTAAAGCCCAGCTAGAGATTAAACAGCTCAAGCAG gagtgtGAGCAGCTGCAGAAGATGTACGCTGCACCACAGGATGAGAAACTACTGGAGCACACACAGCAACAGCATGTCCTCTACCAGCAAGAACAACAGATCCTACACCAGCAAATACAG GCCCTTTCTTTGGGACACGGAGAAAACCAGCCCAGTCATCTTACCCATCAGCTACAAAG GTTGCGTATTCAACCCTCCAGCCCACCACCTACACATCCCAGCAACCACCTCTTCAGCCCAGCCAATCAGAGTCCACCACCAGGAAACCAAGGGATGATGCCAGGACATG GTGGGCCTTTCCAGCACACCCCTGATTTGTACCAATCCTCCAGCGGCAGCCCGCCCCCTTCTACTCTGCCCTGCATGACCATGGCCAGTCAACAGCCACCTCAGCAGCCCCCTGGCCCTACACACACAGCCGTCACGTTagctcagcagcagcagccggTGACCATCCAGGTGCAGGAGGTGGAGCTTGGGGGTGGAGCACAGAGGCAGAGTTTCCTAGCGACGCCATGTCACAGAGTACTGGGGAAGCAGCTGAGTGCAGACAATGCCGAAACACACAG CCGCAGTCTGGGCCGTTTCCACTGCTCAACATCGGCGTATGAGCATGCCCAGTTCAGCGCCCATGTAGGCGCAGGCCCCTACAATCCCTATGCCCAGGCAGCATCCCTCAAAGTGCCTGGCCTGGATGGTTACCCTGGTTATGGCAGCCCGTCGGCCCTGCAGCAGGCACTGCTGTCTCCGACGCCTCTCGAGTACCGAGTGGCGCAAcatcaacaacagcagcagcaccaaCACCATGTCACACCAGTACTTCAGGGACTGCTCTCACCACGGCACTCACTAACGGGCCATGCTGACCCACGTCTGACAGCACATGACCTCGCTAACCTGCTCAAACGCTCCAGGCCCGCTGTACCCGCCATCCccactaacaacaacaacaatcctcaaccacctccaccaccagaGTACACCGACAACCTGCTACTTAATCAG GACTATAGTGACAATCTGCTGATGCTGGATCCATCCCAGCCCGCACCTGCACCACAGGCTCCGCCCCAAACAcactaccatcaccaccaccacctgcTGCAGATTCGGACTCCGCCTTCAGAGTGCCAAGCTCCGCCTCTTGCTCACTCCGAAAGCATGGAGGAGGATGATGTCGCTGCCACCTACCATGATGGCCTGCTGGCCAAGGTCACCACCCCAACAGCTCAGAgag TGGTGATGGAGGCCGATCCCCGTTCTGTTCAGGGAGACGCGTATCGGCCCCGAGCCTCGCTGCAGCGCCATCATACCATCCAGACAGCCGATGATGCCTAC GATCAGGCAGAAATGTCTGGAATGAGCCTCTTGGCTGGGAAGGCGCTAAGCTCTGCCCGCATGTCTGACATTCTTAGCCAGACATCTCTGGTCGGAAGCCAGCATCTACACCAGCGGGAGGAGTcgg tgtgtaacGTGGAGGACGAGCTGCACTCGGCTTCGTGTTACCCCTCCTCCTGCACCAGCGACATGCTGCTCACCTATAAACCCCAAGACCTTCAGTACAGCATGGAGCAGGCTGGTGTCTAA